The window CAAAAGAAATACCTGTTATGTCCTCCATAGTAGAACTTTATGTAGGCCTACACATTTAGGAACAGATATTGGGTTCTGCCCAAAGTCAAGCAAcataaaagtaacgtaaaagtaactAGAAATGTAAAacgttactttccatagggggtaactaagtaaagtaatggattactttttttaagaagtttttgttggtcaatgttAGATCACTTTCTgttgcctcaagatagcaatacgcccagaatgcacctgaacacacctccctgtaagaccagcacatttgctatttaaacaacgtgggcgctggacgggaaaaaaaattaaaaaattaaactagcaaagacacttgcgtccgGCGTtgcgctgcgctgggtgcaagatatgGCCCAAGATGTCAGCGACTGCTGTCTGTGTCAGATGAGCAAATgctatagatgtgtgtgtgtggcagaaatACTGGAACTAAATATTCATCCGATTTGTATTAACCATCTCATATGAAGAGGAGATACTTCCATTGACGTCACTATTCTCCACAACAGAAAAAGGTGTCACGGTCTTGAGAATATCAATAACCCTTAAAGCTGGGTTAGCACTTTAATATTAACTGGTAATGAAGTGATGTAACGTGATAGTCTGACATACAGTCTCAGTTATCAGGTGGAAGCTCGATTTCATCCAGCCGCTCACTGATGGGAGTGCTGAACTGGGCCGACTTCCTGAAAGGTGCTTTCAGGGTCTTTACGGCAGTCACACCCtgtgacacaaaaacacacagacacacaagattAACGTTCAAACATGTTACTGgacatcagtggtggaagaagtattcagatcctttatttaaaggtgcagtaggtaagacttataaaactaactttctgtcatatttgctgaaactgaccctatgttccagtagaactacatgaagcaggtcattaaaaaataatcctgctcctctggcaccacctacagcctgtagtgtgatttgcaaaaacccACAGCTCCCTgatcagatgcaccaatcagggccaggggggggtgtctaactgtgtgtcaatcactgctcatgcacacgcattcattttCTCTCGtgggggcttaggagacagttttgggctttagcagaaaggtgggagggactgagaagttgtcgatgttcaaatttttttggctaagtcctggatcttcacatcctacctacagcacctttaagtaaaagtactaacagcatgaactgtaaaaaaacaattaaaagtctTGCATTAAAAATGGTATTTAGGTacaagtatgtaagtatcatcagaaggatgtactgtactgtaaaaagtaaaagcactcaatgcagaaaacTGGAACTGGAAACCATCAAACcggttctgtcaatcaactaagtgtttaatcggataatcatttcagctgtccatgtacagtaggcctatatatatatatatatatatatatatatatatatatatatatatatatatatatatatatatatatatattttttttggatggtttaatttattttaaaacatattttataaactatgtgtgttttgtgtgcaaaagaaatcttaatttgtaaagtaactagtaactgaagctgtcagatgaatgtagtggagtaaaatgtacaatatttctctctgaaatgtagcggagtagaagtagaaagtggcatgaaaagaaaaagactcaagtaaagtacaactcacatttgtgtacagtacttgagtaaatgtacttagttacattccaccactgctggacATTCTGTGTGTCGAGACTGAAGAATCTGACACTAAATCATAAAAGAGGACACTTTGCACAGAGGGAATAATGGGGGGCAGAGCTTTGTATAGTCTATAATCATCTCCCTCTTCACCTTAATGGATATGTGCAACTCTTctgagagctgctgctgctgttgcattctcttctgacattttatggtgCCATTGTTGATTGTatgttatttttaaagaaggggaaaaaaaactgcagactTGTTCAGACACTAAGTCCAGACACACTACAGACCTAAGTGTTCAGCATCAGAGAGGAAAATATTCtgatattaaaggtcccatggcatgacattttcacttcatgaggttttttaacattaataggagttcccccagcctgcctatggtctcccagtggctagaaatggcgataggtgtaaaccgagccctgggtatcctgctctgcctttgagaaaatgaaagctcaggtgggccgatctggaaaggttacctcccctttctctgctttgcccacccagagaatttggtccgcccatgagaaagagagacatcatggcttgaaaacaagcaaagtgacagttggtcaaggccacacccccactctccaccttgccccccctctctcctcaatagctacagacacagaaatggcacatcctaaagaaagctcattgtgggactggctctagtggctgtaattctgcaccaaggctgaatttcagaaagcttcagatacagtattaggggaccactgaggtctatataaaagagacttcagatacagtattaggggaccactaaggtctatataaaagagacttcagatacagtattaggggaccactgaggtctatataaaagagacttcagatacagtataaggggaccactgaggcctatataaaagagacttcagatacagtattaagggaccactgaggcctatataaaagagacttcagatacagtataaagggaccactaaggcctatataaaagagacttcagatacagtattatgggaccactaaggcctatataaaagagacttcagatacagtattaggggaccactaaggtctatataaaagagacttcagatacagtattaggggaccactaaggtctatataaaagagacttcagatacagtataaggggaccactgaggcatatataaaagcatccaaagagcaccatgtcatgggacctttaaatcagGTATTCCTTTTGGCCCACAACTATAATCACTTAAAAGGCACAGAAAAGATTGAATGGATAATTAATATAACAGCAAATAAACAGCAAAATATGACACCCAATGTCCAAAAAGTGGAACAATCTGACCCACCTGTATTTCCTGGCAATTTTCACTCCAAAATGTGACCGCTTGGTCCATTTTATAATCATGAACCTGCAAATGAGACAACAAGAGCACCCTGTCAAATAAGCAGCATTATGAGTTGGATTTTCTCAGCGATTCCCCTTTAATTGTACAGGCCTGGCCAACGGGAACCGTTGGGTCagaatatttttcaaaaataaatgccAAATATCCATTGTGCCAGCTGTCTGTGCTTATAACCTGGGTATGTTACTATGGTGACCTATGCTGCACAGCTAACCTGTGTTCACAGGATCAGGGCAAACTCATTCCTACATGATCTTGGACCAAAGTATTGAGTTGACAATGAAGTGACAAGCGAGAACACATCGTGACATTTTAACAGATCAGAAAAATCACTtcacataaaatatatatttttgtgcatgAAACAGGATTTCTGACAGGTTGTAGTTTATACTTACAGACTAATGATGGTTCTAGTTTACCACACACTCACTGACAGCCTAATAAGTAGATAGCTGCAGACAGTTCTTACACTCTTATTGCATAACTGCAGCTCAGGATAACATCAGGCCTATCATCTCATGTCACATTTAGTACAACACTCATGGTTTTGTTAATATTGCCTGTGCTTGGCCTGTAATTAAGAACTCTGTCTCTTTCACATGAATGTGCTTATAGCTGCATTGGAAACCCCAgagttaaaggggaactatgcagctATTTTAGCTtcatttaccttaactgaacagcttggagtcattggaatggttatatgacttttttcggattgaatggtggtcgtcttgctcccctgtgagctgaaaaaccacccttgcaactttgggccggcgAGTCGCCGGCTtcagcatcaggaagtatcgcgtgatatcaggtcttgcgatgtaacaaattgcttcacggcactgcagaCATAcacccattcaggaaccggctaacaaggtagcgatggagtttttcacactatcgtcatggctgagccggaaAATAGAAACcaaaagctaggaaagcattgtcggaggaacagagaaagaggaaacggaagactgaccgagcgaggagtcagacacaagtaaacataagagctgccaaatatctattctgaagctgtatggcgagctctatagagaaacctgccagcaaaaagcgaagaaatggccaaaacggCATAGCGCCTCTTTAACTGAGCCAGGTGATAACCAGCACTGCCAGTGGTAagcttatggcgtttttccaatATCCttgattttagtaccgcctcagcgtggctggtcgtcatagcagcgccgcagtaaactgctgtgacgtaacgcgacacacacacagaacgtggaaggtgtgttgttgttgccacagccagaagacacattttgtttcaaatgaagctgaaagcagcaaaaataaacacagctggctaaactatttaaaaatggcgggtttgttcaggacacccccctctgtcgctttcacgtcaccttttggtattggctcagctcgcttggaacctcgactgaggtggtactaaaaaaagtacctgttagcaggtaccagggactttttttcgtaatggaaaaccaaaaaaggcgagtagagtcgaggcgagtcgagcaggtaccatgtaatggaaaagcgccattagtAAAGGCAGACAGCTCAAATAAACCCAGACTAAGTTGAATAAGCTTGGTGATACAGGCCTCTGGTAATGGTAATGTCACGCCTAATGGAATGGCGtcatcattcatttttattaattacaGATCTTCTTTTCCTGCAAGTGAACATTTCTGCCATCAGAAAAGATGTATGGATGAATCCACTAATGTTTCCCTAGTTATCCTACAGCTGACTCTGGACTCTAATGGCAATATTATAATATGAATTCAAGTTGCACTTGCCATTATAATTATAACCATTAAGAATATAATGATGGCTATTGCTATTATTATGCTATAATACTAGGATATATGCTATGCTATTATTTGCTATatctgctataattattatcatCATAGTCATATTTCTATAATATAGTTAtatagtagtagtatagtattATTGTAGTAGTTGTTCATCTCTCTGTCCCCCTCTGTCAACcccctcacctctctctctctccctctctctctctctctctccctctctctctctctccctctctctctccctctctctctctctctctctctttctctctctctctctctctctctctctctctctctctctctctctctctctctcgctctccctcactctcttcctctctccctctctctctccctcactctctctctctctctctccctctctctctctctctctctcttcctctctctctctctctctctctccctctctctctctctctctctctctctctctctctctctctctctctctctctctctctctctccctctctctctctctctctctctccctctctctctctctctctctctctctctctctctctctccctctctctccctctctcttcctctctctctctctctctctctctctctctctctctctctctctctctctccctctctctccctctctctctctctctccctctctctccctctctctccctctgtctctctctctccctctctctccctctctctctctctccccccttgaATATTGGTCTTTGGATCTTTATTCAATTGGGCTGGTAATtagaaacagacacagacaattATATGTCACATAGATAGAttttatatagatatatagatagaaaaTTAACTTGCTTAtgcaaataaatgaaacatCTAAAAGGAAACTGGTGCAACATATTAGGCATCATTTTAACACCAGTCACAATATTAAAGTTGCCTTTTAGGCACTTATAACGATAAACAACATATTGTTTTAGATGCAACACAGGAGATTTCATCTCATCACTGTTCATGACCTTGCATACACATATGTAGAGTATACATGCATTTAAACTTACTTGTGTTGTTTGAGGGGTAAGATGCACAAATCCCTCCACACAGAAATCCTTCTGGGTTGTGGAGCAGAAGTCGGTTTTGGGACTCGGTGGTTTCAGTTCAGCATGAACCTTCTCTCTGTGAAGACAACAAGATATCAGCCTCAGTATTTGGCAGTGTCGGAAGAATATACTCTGAACTAGAAAActagtaaaagtagcaataccacaggatATACTGCATGAATACTATGTAAAGTAAAAGTCAGGCATTTAAAACGACTCATAATGGAGAATGGCCCATATCAGAacaatgtatatattatattgttgaATTCTAATTATTGACACACATGTGCATCACTTGCATCTGGTACAGCTGGGACTAATGTAACTGCTTTATATACTGCTTGatagcttgtgaatttccccCGTCAGATGGATAATGTTCTTATGTTATCTTAACCTGCGTTATTACACAGCTTTGTTGAAtcctcaattctgattggtcaattacGGCATTctaagtctgtttttttttatataagcaGACCGAAGCTATGGACTCAGTTCACACTGTCAGGGTTCTAATTCCCAATAATGACTGGCTCGCTCcacattatcccttacataaTACATcttaatttattgttttattaaaattatttatCTGAAACTTTTAAATCACTAGtaactaaaagtaaaagtaactaaacttatcaaataaatgtagtagagtaaaaagCGTTTCTGGCAATGTTAACTTTAATTTATTCAGTCAGCTCAATGAAAATGAGCTGTACAAGTTGGTTTGTACCACGTTTTACTTACAATAAAAATAGCTAAGTTAGGCTATTTATATGGTGTGACTGCACGGCTAAGCAATGCATTTAACCATCTTGGAATAGACggctttttcacggcagacatgttgacatgtcatagtaggaaaagcacaggtgtattcaaattctatccattaatgatggctgcattccacttaggagaggccctggtattgtgcatgctgactcactgaaatagcttactgggacacttgatggaactgagccatcgttaaggttatcaatttcaactgtgcttttcctactatgacaagtcaaaatgtctgctgtgaaaaaggtccataacACGTGAATACTCCCAAGTCAGACTTAAGGGAGTTTTTTTGGATCTTCCAATTCTGCCGAAATAGCCTGAATGCAGCATAAGACGCAAGAGAGGAAAGCAAGGATACAATTGAGTGAATTAGCATGTATCCACAGAAATACTAAAGGTGTAAGGTGTCTAGCCCTAGGTGTAAGAAAACCTCCAGAAGAGTGAGGCAGAAACCAGTCAAACAACTGTGTGATTGAAACAATGATATGTAGGGCCTTTAAGAGTGCTGATGTAAAAACGCACTCTGTGtgtactttcttttctttatttgagCGGACCTGTTCGGGAATGCAAAACTGATTTCAGTGTAAACTGGCAATAAAGTTGTATCTTATCGTTAGCCTTGCACATGTCATTTAATATCATTCAGTGGATCAATGGCCATCATATACATTGGAGTAGTCCACATTGTGTCAAAagacagactgatctcattaagtggcatatgtatgacacgccaattcgtatgccattttgacGTGTTATCAAGACACATAATCGCTttgtagcgtgtttatcaacgcagtttggcctccgttgacttacattaccttgcgattgcgtgtcaatttacgctgtagcgagtagtatgaaaggccaaaaatccgcgtagggaggttggtcggggtggaggatgggtcaaacacaggactttcatccaggagaccggggatcgtgtcctgcgtgtcacgtttcctaaatccaaccatcccgttattcttttcctaaatccaacctGTCCGCTGTACACGCGAATAGCTCCAAATGCAACGTCCCGTTCTGGCGTAGAGATAcacacggatagctcaaaatgagtacagataacacgccataagcggcgtgtatgtttacgcgaagtcataaTATCACGTTGCAAAAGAGACTGATGTGATAtttaagtcataaaaaaactGTATGAAACTGTTGTATTCATATATGAGTATCAATATAGCATTGGGTATAGCATAACAACCCATCAGCTGGGGAAAATTGCTCTGAACTCTTTGCTGGACAGGAACCCCGTATGAATCGAGCAGTGTTGCTGTGAGCTTATAAAGTCCAGGAAACGTAGTGTATGGCTCAAGACCAACTGATGAGACATGTCTACTGCTGGACAAGCCGCTTTAATCGAAGACATGATGCTTTGTATTCTTTATGAGCAGTTAACTTTGCGCGGGATGTTAATAACCTCATCTGTGGGGATAGACCCTATAAACCCCATTAGGATTACAGGCCTCCATGTAAAATAACATCATAAAATCTGATTTAAAAGGTATTGCAGCTGTGATTGAAACAGTAAAACGAACCCAGACGCGTAAATATTGCATCACTTTCCTCCGACGTGTTTCCCTCAAGACATGGTCAGGCAGTGTTCTCCGTTTCCATAAACAAAACCACTTCCAGCAATAATTTATTCAGCATCAAAAGACTTGCTTCATACTTGATTTACCTTATCATCTGGGCGATATGTTTTTCCAAAAGCTCTCCTCTGATGCCTGAATCATGGAAAAATGAAAGAGATGAACTGACTACTCCGTTACTGAACTACTGCACAGTAAATCATCTGAAAAAGATTCATTGaacagtgaaataaaaataaaaataaaaggtcaAAGCAGCCGccagtgtgtactgtatgtgaatgcTGTGATGTGTAATCTGGTACTCTATGGGACACCTCCACCTGAATAAAATCTTTTCAACTCTTCTAAAATACTGGTCTAGTGTATACTAATGTATAATGGTTGTGTCATGCTGTGGCTGgtgaaagacagagacacataccCCGCAGCCTCACCCCTGGACTTTTCGGAGGGATGTACGTTGCTTTCAGCGTGCTTACAGTCTCCATTTTAGACTCCTGGTCCATCGTGAGAATCCCCCTGTGTCCACGTTTCTGGATTTGTGTCCTCGTCTGCTGATTGTCGAGAGCAGCAACGGTCCTCTGCATAaatggacatacagtacatggtgTAAAACATGTTACAATCTAAAGCAATTGCAATAAATACTCACTTTGTAAAGTCTACGGTGTTTGTTTCAATCAAACAtacaatgtgtcattttctgTCGCTAGGGGTCTCTAAACAGGAAGCCAAATTATCCCAGAGGTCTCCTCTTCTCCAAAGCAAACAGACCGGGTgatttaaacatgtaaaaaacactgaataaagCAGTTTCCCATTAAAAATCAGTTTTGTGTCTCCAACTGCTGTTGGGCAAGGCAGGTGCTGGAGCCGAGCTGACACTAGCATTTGCTCGGCTTGTTTCTCTGATAACGTAAGTTCCAAATGTCCGATGACTAAAATCCAGTAAAACAACCGAGAAAAGATTTATCGTAAAAATATGCATTAAAACTGAATTAAAAATCAATGTATAACTGCTTCTGGCAGATAATGACAGCCCTGATGCCTGCGCAAAGGCTATGATGCTAACCtctaattctgtaaagtgtccttgggtttctcgaaaggtgctatataaataaaagttattatgattgttattattgttgacAGGTGACAGCGACCAAATCACACAGACCGTGTActtaaaatgacagatttctctggATTTAAACATTGTTGGAATGTAAGTAACCTACTCAACTCAAAAACCTAGCTATtgttgtttttagacattttaatgtggaaaaatgttacatattatatctttaaagagcccctattatactccttttcagcatcGTATTTTGTACTGTCTACTAGAACAGGTTTAAATGCaatgatgttcaaaaaacaaactATGTTTCTCacactgcccattgctgcagctcctctgcctAAAACACCCTGTgtgagctcttggcccgccttcTCGAAAAGCCCagtgtgctctgattggtcagctggcccactctgttgtgaatggtcaaccaaattcaaataaGCCGCTGtgcgg is drawn from Sander vitreus isolate 19-12246 chromosome 16, sanVit1, whole genome shotgun sequence and contains these coding sequences:
- the spag8 gene encoding sperm-associated antigen 8; translation: MTEQPTTVDNNVGKCMLHNWVEERTVAALDNQQTRTQIQKRGHRGILTMDQESKMETVSTLKATYIPPKSPGVRLRGIRGELLEKHIAQMIREKVHAELKPPSPKTDFCSTTQKDFCVEGFVHLTPQTTQGVTAVKTLKAPFRKSAQFSTPISERLDEIELPPDN